In Fluviicola taffensis DSM 16823, the following are encoded in one genomic region:
- the mads8 gene encoding methylation-associated defense system ATP-binding protein MAD8, translating into MISKYYQRVIELILNLYKEDLKIAIPGHCMKITGLGFNELEFLWSRVKTEFPEINVFIVSNIIDNEKCISASKLIEYRNQESSPLLILIPSNSRTAAEDSYGNATFKEISLDGIEESLKNELIKSIPPEYSQIITNDIFGHLRSTGIKTVQIIQYLLNLEEIGYEENNIGNLLYHLNLIPDSALTIDLDKIKSRLNFNVESSHLLASFNKPLYDRISELPLEAHTLQKEIIDFLKAESNSKSVEEICFSIYNDYPNLNFSNWSIPDLNFKEFKLSIEEIKSNDFKVEDGIKVLHSRANSNSTVKIKFNTNPPPNSTNDLKYFKVILMAVDGYAGEEISVLRKLKNSTSSRPYREVSVDLNSNITEEGSYFFKVVAEDEHGNTLNFDDDFKESKIQSAWELNRADNPELSKSEFPYKRTSDTEDFFFVLDEAVEREENQRKDKLNNVLQAFFKFRIDNLKAGNSVSIPKPIEGSNIWINDITKHTSTFHIRYSEKHNYQINLSSKLRLIENEFLKHNNQFGYVKGVLKSNSAAIGFESIKFVESSINSIVPEKLIEAREILFSKIISSNETDNGVIETADLFNFSSDVLLYIRLFADWIDNLNEKLLSKDIDADETSKLQQFLSELQFLDLAKVKTKLPNGERVDALILSPLHPLRLIWSISLLDVFVNWESETNEFRGHVENWTKSLDEMFEGKLSNENNPLIIVDPNEYSNYHYAGELSFGWGIYLLSETQDDKQRFTSNTRHLKQYFRQLLNISKENYVETEISQKLIIKHLKNYVYQHPYTDSLVINLINAGDASIFSDSLVELEKEQQFKNLKYEIRIFKGEDKIIEHGEGFKRLLNPEYNITEEAESFSQPSKNRLFPKLRYSINEIDDYLSAPARFNAHLSFVVSPFPVTIELIKPFQKQRNFFLNGLVSEASIYVEENNNEIKWNRFLIGNELIKHYSDSGELGIRIFNAIQSFTGGALASKPTDSIPSTQLRLNDKDKVLLAHLHDHSDWVVTFDKNLGPQIYDQPSKEGKIPFLLDYVPGEEVNGISSFLTTRPTSEVLGLLGPHFSDFGLNIHDPKDERRIKILLEDLRAISSSLVLQLNSTKNKAFEVIGSAFTKRVLEKKGLLTDAFLIPIDLHQELFEKLPLNNKSRADNLLVSIDPDKKSIKITVIEIKCRKSLADRENEELKIKMKEQIENTIEALRYHFDSTYQFSFDRLDREIKNKELRSLLTFYIERAYRYNYLSENAYATYLSFLQELDQGFNLDFNRIGLIYNFSANKKQVKEISGDEITFFTFGHRLIEDILDPDSDLNTKRLEDQEEDIDLLEALGVKNQLKPFIQQFAELTSPKRESITPIDSIVFEKENSIAEEFEINNDQNIDSEMEIVNPTENNQGKPIRLGKVAGLLNMGITTLVSFLDSKGIKIDPNPNSKLTGTQYDLLKSQFAKQEEITESGVVENETEAVIENVPDKPIVSNKIFEAPNFDILIGKTSPSEQYGILGETIHGKKIAIDLSETNTISLFGVQGGGKSYTIGTISEMVLKNFEKVNLLPSPLAGVIFHYSESMDYEPEFTSMIYPNDKDGELRKLKEKYGADPKNVDDVIILTPMDKIEERQSEFPSIKVLPIAFNSNELNVQDWMFLLGAIGNDSAYIKQLKAIMKEQRRNLSIDGISQGVEDSILLSNGQKALARQKLSFAREYIDDSFVLKDTLKPGRLIIVDLRDEFIVKEEALGLFVIMLNIFSSVKAVDGNHFNKFIVFDEAHKYMDNKDLTSTIVTAIREMRHKGVSIMIASQDPPSLPNEIIELSSIVLLHKFNSPQWLKHIQKSITQLTPLQAADMSSLNPGEGFLWSTKATDKSISNGPIKISTRPRVTKHGGATIQATGKK; encoded by the coding sequence ATGATAAGTAAGTACTATCAAAGAGTAATTGAATTAATTCTTAATCTATATAAGGAAGATTTAAAAATTGCTATTCCGGGTCATTGTATGAAAATCACAGGGCTTGGATTTAATGAATTAGAATTTTTATGGTCTCGCGTAAAAACTGAGTTTCCTGAAATAAATGTATTTATCGTTTCCAATATTATAGATAATGAGAAGTGTATTTCGGCCTCTAAATTAATTGAATATCGAAACCAGGAATCTTCACCATTATTGATTTTGATTCCTTCAAATAGCAGAACTGCTGCGGAAGATTCCTATGGCAATGCAACATTCAAAGAAATTTCATTAGATGGAATTGAAGAAAGTTTAAAAAATGAATTGATCAAAAGTATTCCCCCGGAATATTCGCAGATTATCACAAATGACATTTTTGGACATCTCAGAAGCACGGGAATCAAAACTGTCCAAATAATTCAATATTTACTCAATTTAGAAGAGATTGGATATGAAGAGAACAACATTGGTAATTTACTTTATCATTTAAATTTAATTCCTGACAGTGCACTAACTATTGATTTGGATAAAATCAAATCAAGATTGAATTTCAATGTTGAAAGTTCACATTTATTAGCTTCTTTCAATAAGCCATTGTATGATCGTATCAGTGAATTACCACTAGAAGCACATACATTGCAAAAGGAAATAATTGACTTCTTAAAAGCAGAGAGTAATTCCAAGAGCGTAGAAGAAATTTGTTTTTCAATTTATAATGATTATCCCAATTTAAACTTTTCCAATTGGTCAATTCCAGACCTGAATTTTAAAGAATTTAAATTGTCAATTGAGGAAATAAAATCCAATGATTTTAAAGTAGAAGACGGTATAAAAGTTCTTCATTCCCGGGCAAATTCCAATTCAACCGTAAAAATAAAATTCAATACAAATCCACCACCCAACTCAACCAATGACCTTAAATATTTCAAGGTTATCCTAATGGCTGTGGATGGCTATGCTGGAGAGGAAATTTCAGTTCTTCGAAAATTGAAAAACTCAACTTCCTCCCGACCTTACAGAGAGGTTTCCGTTGATTTAAATTCAAATATTACTGAAGAAGGCTCTTACTTTTTTAAAGTCGTTGCAGAAGACGAACATGGAAATACACTGAATTTTGATGATGACTTTAAAGAATCAAAGATTCAATCGGCATGGGAATTAAACCGTGCAGACAACCCAGAGCTTTCTAAAAGTGAATTCCCTTATAAGCGAACTTCCGACACTGAAGATTTTTTCTTTGTACTTGATGAGGCAGTTGAAAGGGAAGAAAATCAACGTAAAGATAAACTTAACAATGTACTACAGGCATTTTTTAAATTCCGTATAGATAATTTAAAAGCCGGTAATTCTGTATCAATACCTAAACCTATTGAGGGTTCAAATATCTGGATCAATGATATTACAAAACATACTTCTACCTTTCATATTAGATATTCGGAAAAACACAATTATCAGATTAATTTATCCTCTAAACTTCGTTTAATAGAGAATGAATTTTTGAAACACAATAATCAATTTGGTTATGTAAAAGGTGTTCTGAAATCAAATTCTGCAGCAATCGGTTTTGAAAGCATAAAGTTCGTTGAAAGCAGTATAAATTCAATTGTTCCTGAGAAATTAATCGAAGCACGTGAAATTTTATTTTCTAAAATAATTTCTTCAAATGAAACCGACAATGGCGTAATCGAAACAGCTGATTTGTTTAACTTTTCAAGTGATGTCTTGTTGTATATTAGGCTTTTTGCAGATTGGATTGATAATTTGAATGAAAAATTATTGAGTAAGGACATTGATGCAGATGAAACATCAAAACTTCAACAGTTTCTGTCAGAGCTTCAATTTTTGGATTTAGCAAAAGTAAAAACTAAACTTCCAAACGGAGAGCGAGTAGATGCATTAATTCTCTCACCTCTTCATCCTTTACGTTTAATTTGGTCAATAAGTTTGTTAGACGTATTTGTAAATTGGGAATCCGAAACAAACGAATTTAGAGGTCATGTTGAAAATTGGACCAAATCTTTAGATGAAATGTTCGAAGGTAAATTATCAAACGAAAACAACCCATTGATAATTGTTGATCCAAATGAATATTCAAATTACCATTATGCAGGTGAATTATCTTTTGGATGGGGTATCTATCTTTTATCTGAAACGCAAGATGATAAACAACGATTCACATCAAATACACGCCATTTAAAGCAGTATTTTCGTCAGTTATTAAACATTTCCAAAGAAAACTATGTTGAAACTGAAATAAGTCAAAAACTGATTATTAAGCATCTAAAAAATTACGTTTATCAACATCCTTACACAGATTCACTAGTTATCAACCTTATTAATGCTGGTGATGCTTCGATTTTTTCTGATAGTTTAGTTGAACTTGAAAAGGAACAACAATTTAAAAATCTAAAATATGAAATTAGAATTTTTAAAGGGGAAGATAAAATAATCGAGCATGGTGAAGGATTTAAAAGATTATTGAATCCAGAATACAACATTACTGAAGAAGCAGAATCATTCTCCCAACCTTCAAAAAATAGACTTTTTCCTAAATTGCGATACTCAATCAATGAAATTGACGATTATCTTTCTGCACCAGCTCGATTTAATGCTCATTTAAGTTTTGTAGTAAGCCCATTTCCAGTAACAATTGAACTAATCAAACCATTCCAAAAACAAAGAAACTTCTTCCTGAATGGTTTAGTTTCAGAGGCTTCAATTTATGTTGAAGAAAATAATAATGAAATCAAGTGGAATCGTTTTCTAATTGGTAATGAATTAATCAAACACTATAGTGATTCAGGAGAATTAGGGATAAGAATCTTTAATGCAATACAGAGTTTTACAGGTGGAGCTTTAGCTTCAAAACCAACTGATTCAATACCATCTACACAATTGAGGCTTAACGATAAGGATAAAGTACTTTTGGCACACTTACATGATCATTCGGATTGGGTAGTAACCTTCGACAAGAATTTAGGGCCACAAATATATGATCAACCTTCAAAAGAAGGTAAAATTCCTTTCTTGTTAGATTATGTTCCGGGTGAAGAAGTAAATGGCATATCATCTTTTCTCACCACTCGTCCAACGTCAGAAGTTCTTGGTTTACTTGGTCCACATTTTTCTGATTTTGGATTAAACATTCATGATCCTAAGGATGAAAGAAGAATAAAAATATTATTAGAGGACCTTCGGGCGATAAGTAGCTCCTTAGTCTTACAATTGAATTCTACTAAAAATAAAGCGTTTGAAGTAATTGGATCTGCTTTTACAAAAAGAGTATTGGAAAAAAAGGGGTTACTTACTGATGCTTTTTTAATCCCAATAGATTTACATCAAGAACTATTTGAAAAATTACCTCTCAATAATAAAAGTAGGGCTGACAATCTTCTTGTTTCAATTGATCCGGACAAAAAATCAATTAAGATCACAGTTATCGAAATTAAATGTCGCAAATCGCTTGCAGATAGAGAGAATGAAGAACTTAAAATAAAAATGAAAGAACAAATTGAAAACACTATCGAAGCATTGCGTTATCATTTTGATTCAACATATCAATTTTCATTCGACAGGCTTGATCGCGAGATCAAAAATAAAGAATTAAGGTCATTGCTTACTTTTTATATTGAAAGGGCTTATCGATACAATTATTTAAGTGAAAATGCTTACGCTACCTACTTATCTTTCTTGCAAGAATTAGATCAAGGATTCAATTTAGACTTTAATAGAATAGGGCTCATTTACAACTTTTCAGCAAATAAAAAGCAAGTCAAGGAAATCTCCGGTGATGAAATAACATTCTTCACTTTCGGACATCGTCTTATAGAAGATATTTTAGATCCAGATTCTGATTTGAATACAAAAAGATTGGAAGATCAGGAAGAAGATATTGATCTTCTTGAGGCTCTTGGTGTCAAAAATCAACTTAAACCTTTTATTCAACAATTTGCAGAACTTACCTCCCCAAAGAGGGAATCGATTACGCCAATTGACTCAATTGTTTTTGAGAAGGAAAATTCTATTGCAGAAGAATTTGAGATTAATAATGATCAAAATATAGATTCTGAAATGGAAATCGTTAATCCAACTGAAAATAATCAAGGTAAACCAATTCGGTTGGGTAAAGTTGCAGGTTTATTAAATATGGGAATAACAACCCTTGTAAGCTTTCTAGATTCAAAAGGAATAAAGATTGATCCAAATCCAAATTCTAAATTAACAGGAACGCAATACGATCTATTAAAAAGCCAGTTTGCAAAACAAGAAGAAATTACAGAATCGGGAGTTGTAGAAAATGAAACGGAAGCTGTGATAGAAAATGTACCTGATAAGCCAATAGTCAGTAACAAAATCTTTGAAGCGCCAAATTTCGACATATTAATTGGTAAAACTTCGCCAAGTGAACAATACGGGATTTTAGGTGAAACAATACATGGAAAAAAGATCGCAATTGATCTTAGTGAAACAAATACAATTAGCTTATTCGGAGTTCAAGGGGGTGGAAAGAGTTATACAATTGGAACAATTTCCGAAATGGTTTTGAAGAATTTTGAAAAAGTAAATTTGCTTCCTTCTCCATTAGCTGGAGTAATTTTTCATTACAGTGAAAGTATGGATTATGAACCGGAATTTACTTCTATGATTTACCCCAATGATAAGGACGGTGAATTAAGAAAACTTAAAGAAAAGTATGGTGCTGATCCAAAAAATGTTGATGATGTAATAATCCTTACTCCAATGGATAAAATTGAAGAACGTCAGTCTGAATTCCCATCAATTAAGGTTCTTCCAATTGCATTTAATTCAAATGAACTAAACGTTCAAGATTGGATGTTTCTATTAGGCGCGATTGGTAATGATTCTGCCTACATAAAGCAATTAAAAGCTATTATGAAGGAGCAAAGAAGAAATTTATCTATCGATGGTATTTCACAAGGTGTAGAAGATTCAATTTTACTTTCTAATGGTCAAAAGGCTTTGGCTCGTCAAAAATTAAGTTTCGCAAGAGAATATATTGATGATAGCTTTGTTTTAAAGGATACGCTCAAACCAGGACGTTTAATTATTGTCGACCTAAGGGATGAATTTATTGTGAAGGAGGAAGCGTTAGGATTGTTCGTAATTATGCTGAATATATTTTCATCCGTAAAAGCTGTAGATGGAAATCATTTCAACAAATTTATAGTGTTTGACGAAGCACATAAATACATGGATAACAAGGATTTGACATCGACCATTGTTACTGCCATTAGGGAAATGAGACATAAAGGTGTAAGTATTATGATTGCAAGTCAAGACCCACCGAGTTTACCAAATGAAATCATTGAATTGAGCTCAATTGTGTTGTTGCATAAATTTAATAGTCCGCAGTGGCTAAAACATATTCAAAAATCAATTACACAATTAACACCACTTCAAGCGGCAGACATGAGTTCGTTAAATCCTGGTGAAGGATTTTTATGGTCAACAAAAGCAACTGACAAGTCTATTTCAAATGGTCCTATAAAAATTTCAACTAGACCTCGTGTAACTAAACATGGAGGAGCAACCATTCAAGCAACTGGCAAAAAATGA
- a CDS encoding PP2C family protein-serine/threonine phosphatase produces the protein MKTITFSHTGKRQTNQDSILISTLSSEKYLLIVADGMGGYSNGDIAAKLTNDVILSVLDGMNEINYDGIQLAIDNSNVLLREKIEAIQSKMGATVGGIILSKQNALCFWVGDVQIFHFRNNKLKFESKSHTLINEMKSTSIINDPDKIVKYKHIVTRSINGDITNSTADFHLIEDLQKEDLLIICSDGVHDIFSPIQIQQILNTSDNNQEAMSRIEKRLHNEASDNFSLILIEV, from the coding sequence ATGAAAACAATAACATTTTCACATACCGGAAAAAGACAAACTAATCAAGATTCAATCTTAATTAGCACTCTATCATCTGAAAAATATTTGTTGATAGTGGCTGATGGGATGGGTGGTTATTCTAATGGTGATATTGCGGCAAAATTGACTAATGATGTTATTCTGTCAGTACTTGATGGAATGAATGAAATCAATTATGATGGTATACAATTAGCAATTGATAATTCAAATGTTCTCCTTAGGGAGAAAATTGAAGCAATTCAATCAAAAATGGGCGCCACAGTCGGTGGTATCATTTTATCCAAACAAAATGCATTGTGCTTTTGGGTTGGGGATGTTCAAATTTTTCATTTCAGAAATAACAAACTGAAATTTGAATCCAAATCGCATACATTAATTAATGAAATGAAATCCACCTCAATAATTAATGATCCTGATAAAATAGTGAAATACAAACATATTGTTACCAGATCAATCAATGGAGACATAACCAATTCAACAGCAGACTTCCATTTAATTGAGGATCTTCAAAAAGAGGATCTATTAATTATTTGCTCGGATGGGGTTCATGACATTTTTTCTCCAATTCAAATCCAACAAATTTTAAATACATCAGATAACAATCAAGAAGCGATGTCTAGGATTGAAAAAAGACTTCATAACGAGGCATCAGATAATTTCTCTTTGATTTTAATTGAGGTGTAA
- a CDS encoding DUF6943 family protein produces the protein MLNYKLSQYSDGKSRTEFVFFILCKGKNAGKPLNKPTANCFVCEAKNQEESELLFWICYALWKGKNCERELIGSVIPYIRIQTMDKLIQERLNQINPECPHFKKRMLLLRYLEQNMKKHLSMIEKLKQLEVAAAASL, from the coding sequence ATGCTTAATTACAAGTTATCACAGTACAGCGATGGAAAATCACGCACAGAGTTTGTTTTCTTCATTTTGTGCAAAGGAAAAAATGCAGGAAAGCCATTGAACAAGCCAACTGCAAATTGCTTTGTTTGCGAAGCCAAAAACCAAGAAGAAAGTGAATTGCTTTTCTGGATTTGTTATGCGCTTTGGAAAGGCAAAAACTGCGAACGCGAATTAATCGGATCCGTAATTCCATACATTCGGATTCAAACAATGGATAAATTAATCCAGGAACGCTTAAACCAAATCAATCCGGAATGTCCGCACTTCAAAAAACGCATGTTGTTACTCCGATACCTTGAGCAAAACATGAAAAAGCACCTGAGTATGATTGAAAAATTGAAGCAATTGGAAGTTGCTGCAGCAGCCAGTCTTTGA